A genomic window from Algoriphagus sp. Y33 includes:
- a CDS encoding restriction endonuclease subunit S translates to MNKLNPLFAKYLFRSSMFRTLVVKLAQGSTRFNLSKIELLKLTILLPNPAEQTKIANFLSSIDKKIASEKQILAQYQNQKKYFLQSLFI, encoded by the coding sequence TTGAATAAACTGAATCCACTATTTGCTAAGTACTTGTTTAGAAGTAGTATGTTTAGAACCCTAGTTGTCAAACTGGCACAAGGAAGCACTAGGTTCAATTTGTCAAAAATTGAGCTACTGAAACTAACAATCTTATTACCCAATCCTGCTGAACAAACCAAAATCGCCAATTTCCTCTCATCTATCGACAAGAAAATAGCGTCCGAAAAGCAAATTTTGGCCCAATACCAAAACCAGAAAAAGTACTTTTTGCAAAGCCTGTTTATATAA
- a CDS encoding DUF3800 domain-containing protein, giving the protein MNKGFYIFCDESISSGRYYSNFYGGCLIPIADYERVNNLLISKKQDIGMEDSELKWSNINGYRVETYCEMMNLFFEIIKEGIVKFRVMFTDNRFIPRELSNEHRKKEYHLLYYQFIKHAFGFSNLESDYDIPLELYFDELPDQYEKNLHFKEYIHSLQYLPELALARLKVRKDAIYEVDSKKHILLQCTDVVLGSMGFRLNDHHKDKPDGETRRGKRTVAKEYVYKFINKKIREIRPNFNIGVSTSMDGDPLNRFLHPYRHWLFVPNNHDYIPNSKNKKRPNSS; this is encoded by the coding sequence ATGAACAAAGGGTTCTACATATTCTGCGATGAGTCGATAAGTTCCGGTCGCTATTATTCCAATTTTTACGGAGGATGCCTGATCCCTATTGCCGATTATGAACGCGTCAATAATCTACTTATCAGCAAAAAGCAGGACATTGGTATGGAAGACTCGGAACTGAAATGGAGCAATATCAACGGCTACCGGGTAGAAACCTACTGTGAAATGATGAACCTCTTTTTTGAGATCATTAAGGAAGGGATTGTCAAGTTTAGGGTAATGTTTACAGATAATCGCTTCATTCCCCGAGAACTTAGTAATGAACATCGCAAAAAGGAATATCATCTCCTTTATTACCAATTTATCAAGCACGCATTTGGCTTCAGTAACTTAGAATCGGATTACGATATACCACTTGAACTATATTTTGATGAGTTGCCGGATCAATATGAAAAAAACCTTCATTTCAAAGAATATATCCATAGCTTGCAGTATCTGCCTGAATTGGCTTTGGCAAGATTGAAGGTCCGTAAAGACGCAATATATGAGGTGGATTCTAAAAAACACATCCTTCTACAATGTACTGACGTGGTTCTTGGGTCAATGGGTTTCAGACTAAACGATCACCATAAGGATAAACCTGATGGAGAAACAAGAAGGGGAAAAAGAACAGTAGCGAAAGAATACGTTTACAAGTTTATCAATAAAAAAATAAGGGAAATCCGGCCAAACTTTAATATTGGTGTCTCTACGAGTATGGACGGTGATCCACTTAATCGGTTCCTTCACCCATACAGACATTGGTTATTTGTGCCGAATAACCATGATTACATACCCAACAGTAAAAACAAAAAACGCCCCAACTCATCCTAA
- a CDS encoding restriction endonuclease subunit S, with protein MSKNNKSVGNFPPLRFKGFGGEWTKNSLGKFAEIFDGTHQTPKYVKFGIPFVSVENIGDLAGTEKYITPEAFETEYKIKPQTGDILMTRITAGIIGSTAIVKNDNPLAYYVSLALIRIKNESLKVEYLNHFISTSFFKRELHKRIIHIAFPKKINLGEINHCFITVPDECEQRRIASFLSLIGQRIQTQIKIIEELKALKSGLSSNIFMRKVKLAEHEEKWVPVQLKEALTIPEKIKPSNIDKNKLLTVKLHLKGISRNDNSDTLSIGSTNYYVRKKGQLIYGKQNLFNGALAIVSEEFDSFLSSGDVPALDIISSKIDPEFLFQYISRPSFYKRLESIASGSGSKRIHENDLLSQSITVPSIEGQQKIASILSAIDKKIKLETKHLELLKQQKQYFLQNLFI; from the coding sequence ATGAGCAAGAATAACAAATCGGTAGGCAATTTTCCCCCTTTGAGATTTAAGGGGTTTGGGGGAGAGTGGACTAAAAACAGTCTTGGGAAATTTGCGGAAATATTTGATGGGACACATCAAACTCCGAAGTATGTGAAATTTGGAATTCCGTTTGTAAGTGTTGAGAATATTGGTGATTTAGCAGGAACAGAAAAGTACATAACACCGGAAGCTTTTGAAACTGAGTATAAAATCAAGCCCCAAACTGGTGATATTTTAATGACCAGGATAACGGCTGGTATTATAGGTTCAACAGCAATAGTTAAAAATGATAACCCTTTAGCATACTATGTCAGCCTAGCTCTAATAAGAATAAAAAATGAGAGCCTCAAAGTTGAATATCTCAATCATTTTATTTCTACAAGCTTTTTTAAGCGAGAACTCCACAAGCGAATTATTCATATCGCATTTCCCAAAAAGATAAACCTAGGAGAAATCAACCACTGCTTTATTACGGTGCCTGATGAGTGTGAACAGCGAAGAATAGCATCTTTCCTTTCCTTAATTGGCCAGCGTATCCAGACCCAAATCAAAATCATTGAGGAGTTGAAGGCTCTAAAATCAGGGTTAAGTAGTAACATATTTATGCGAAAAGTGAAACTGGCTGAGCATGAAGAAAAGTGGGTACCAGTTCAACTAAAGGAAGCTCTTACCATTCCTGAAAAAATCAAACCCTCTAACATTGATAAAAACAAGTTGCTAACAGTCAAACTCCATCTGAAGGGGATATCCAGAAATGACAACTCTGATACACTATCAATTGGTTCGACAAACTATTACGTTCGAAAAAAAGGGCAACTAATTTACGGAAAGCAAAATCTTTTCAATGGTGCATTAGCTATAGTATCCGAAGAGTTCGACAGTTTTCTCAGCTCAGGTGACGTCCCTGCATTGGACATTATTAGTTCAAAAATTGATCCAGAGTTTCTATTCCAATATATCAGTAGACCCTCTTTTTATAAGCGCCTTGAATCAATAGCAAGTGGTTCAGGAAGCAAACGTATCCATGAGAATGATTTGCTTAGCCAAAGCATTACAGTTCCTTCCATCGAAGGACAGCAAAAAATCGCTTCCATCCTATCCGCAATCGACAAAAAAATTAAACTCGAAACCAAGCACCTAGAGCTTCTGAAACAACAAAAGCAATACTTTTTGCAGAACTTATTTATATAA
- a CDS encoding site-specific integrase: MSKQKTLSEVITLWKTDKRQYIKKSSFSAYVLLIENHILPAFEDKTGLNESDVQSFVFQKLDQGLSQKTVKDILIVLKMILKFGTKNQWLENTPLDIRFPTEREKQHLEVLSKTQQKKIMNYVQEHFTFRNLGIYICLSTGLRIGELCALTWEDIDTDHGVIQVGKTIQRIYIIENDIRKTELILDSPKTKNSIREIPMSRDLLRLLKPIKKIVNPVFFVLTNDQKPTEPRTYRSYYQKFMKELDMPELKFHGLRHSFATRCIESKCDYKTVSVLLGHSNISTTLNLYVHPNMEQKKKAIEQMSRALR, encoded by the coding sequence ATGTCAAAACAAAAGACTCTTTCGGAAGTCATCACGCTATGGAAAACTGACAAAAGACAGTACATCAAAAAATCCAGTTTTTCCGCTTATGTCCTATTGATCGAAAACCATATCCTGCCTGCATTTGAGGACAAGACTGGATTGAACGAATCGGATGTTCAATCCTTTGTATTCCAGAAGTTGGATCAAGGTCTTAGTCAGAAAACCGTAAAGGATATCCTGATCGTCTTGAAGATGATACTCAAATTCGGAACTAAAAACCAATGGCTGGAGAATACCCCGTTGGACATCCGGTTTCCTACGGAGCGGGAGAAACAGCACTTGGAAGTATTGAGCAAAACCCAGCAGAAAAAGATCATGAACTACGTGCAGGAACACTTTACTTTCCGAAATCTGGGAATCTATATCTGCCTGAGTACCGGTCTTCGGATCGGCGAGCTTTGCGCCCTCACCTGGGAGGATATAGACACGGATCATGGAGTCATTCAGGTAGGTAAGACCATCCAGCGGATTTATATCATAGAAAACGATATCCGAAAAACAGAGCTGATACTGGATTCGCCCAAAACCAAGAATTCTATCCGGGAAATCCCCATGAGTCGCGATTTGCTGCGCCTGCTGAAACCTATCAAGAAAATTGTAAATCCTGTCTTTTTTGTGCTGACCAATGATCAAAAGCCCACGGAGCCCAGAACCTATAGAAGTTACTACCAGAAATTTATGAAGGAACTGGATATGCCGGAACTTAAGTTTCATGGACTCCGGCACAGCTTTGCCACACGCTGTATAGAAAGCAAATGCGATTATAAAACGGTAAGTGTCCTGCTAGGCCACTCAAATATTAGCACGACCTTGAACCTGTATGTACACCCTAATATGGAACAAAAGAAAAAGGCGATTGAGCAAATGAGCAGGGCATTGAGGTAG
- a CDS encoding type I restriction-modification system subunit M, with translation MSEDQKKILESQLWGIANLLRGKISADDYRDYILGFIFYKYLSEKQYLYANELLVGEEVTDYKEVADQDTLEAIKEESLLKLGYFLAPSQLFSVLAAKGNADTESESNYILEDLKSVLNHIEQSTMGTESEEDFNALFEDLDLNSTKIGRTVGARNEIIVKILSHLDKIDFKLSDMDADVLGDAYEYMISEFAAGAGKKAGEFYTPQQVSKILAKIVTSGKEKIKSVYDPTCGSGSLLLRVAKEADVSEFYGQELNRTTYNLARMNMILHDVHYRNFDIRQEDTLENPQHLGRRFEAVVANPPFSAHWKGDDNPLNSTDERFSQYGRLAPKTKADYAFLQHMLHQLADNGVMASVFPHGVLFRGAAEGHIRKYIVMEKNWLDAVIGLPANIFYGTSIPTCIMVLSKCRKVDDNVIFIDASGEDCFVKEKNQNVLRNSDVERIVNTYRNRETLDKYSAVVTLKEIAENDYNLNIPRYVDTFEEEEPVDLDTVMKEIKTLEAQRAELDREIAGYFKELGLQF, from the coding sequence AAAAACAATACCTCTATGCCAATGAACTACTTGTCGGAGAAGAGGTAACGGATTACAAGGAAGTCGCCGATCAGGATACACTGGAAGCTATTAAGGAAGAATCCTTGCTGAAACTGGGATACTTCTTAGCGCCTTCCCAATTGTTTTCCGTTTTGGCGGCCAAAGGAAATGCGGACACGGAAAGTGAAAGCAACTACATACTGGAGGACTTAAAGTCTGTACTGAACCATATCGAGCAAAGCACCATGGGCACAGAATCAGAAGAGGACTTCAATGCCTTGTTTGAAGATTTGGATCTCAACTCCACCAAAATCGGCAGGACTGTCGGTGCAAGAAATGAGATTATAGTCAAAATCCTCTCCCATCTGGACAAGATCGATTTTAAGCTCAGCGATATGGATGCCGATGTACTGGGGGATGCTTACGAATATATGATTTCTGAGTTTGCCGCCGGAGCGGGTAAAAAAGCAGGGGAGTTCTATACCCCTCAGCAGGTTTCCAAAATCCTGGCGAAAATCGTTACTTCCGGTAAAGAAAAAATCAAGTCGGTCTATGACCCTACCTGCGGATCGGGATCCCTGCTCCTGCGGGTGGCCAAGGAGGCCGATGTGAGCGAATTTTATGGGCAAGAGCTCAACCGTACTACCTACAATCTGGCACGGATGAACATGATCTTGCATGATGTCCATTACCGCAATTTTGACATTCGTCAGGAGGATACACTGGAAAATCCACAACACCTGGGTCGACGTTTTGAGGCGGTGGTGGCCAACCCTCCGTTCTCAGCGCATTGGAAAGGGGATGACAATCCCTTAAACTCCACCGATGAGCGCTTTAGCCAATATGGACGATTGGCACCGAAAACCAAGGCTGATTACGCCTTTTTGCAGCACATGCTACACCAATTGGCCGACAATGGCGTGATGGCCAGTGTATTCCCTCATGGGGTGCTGTTCAGGGGAGCTGCCGAGGGACATATCCGAAAGTACATTGTCATGGAAAAGAACTGGTTGGATGCCGTGATCGGCTTGCCTGCCAATATCTTTTACGGTACCTCCATCCCCACCTGTATCATGGTGCTGAGCAAATGTCGTAAAGTTGATGACAATGTCATTTTTATCGATGCCAGTGGGGAGGACTGTTTTGTCAAGGAAAAGAACCAGAACGTGCTGCGCAATTCCGATGTAGAACGCATCGTCAATACCTACCGCAATCGAGAAACCCTGGACAAATACAGCGCAGTAGTCACCCTAAAGGAGATCGCCGAAAATGACTATAACCTCAATATCCCCCGTTATGTGGATACTTTTGAAGAGGAGGAACCCGTGGATCTCGATACTGTCATGAAGGAAATCAAGACCCTGGAAGCCCAGCGTGCGGAGCTGGATCGGGAAATCGCTGGATATTTTAAAGAGCTGGGGCTCCAGTTTTAA
- a CDS encoding restriction endonuclease subunit S, with amino-acid sequence MRFKGFGEEWVEKRLEGLFKEFKSGTGITSAHINDDGNYPVYGGNGLRGFTDTFTHDGFYLLIGRQGALCGNINRSYGKAFISEHAIAGMANDESDTEWLAQRLRYYNLNRLSESSAQPGLSVAKLLRFKLVVPDKTEQQKIAAFLETLDKQIEAQIKIIKQLETLMSGLRQKIFSQQIRFKDDEGNDFPDWEEKRLEEIGKTYNGLTGKTKEDFGVGKRYIQYKQIFDSSSIDISKSGFVNVPENEGQTKVKLGDVFFTVSSETPEEVGMSSVLLEEVEDVYLNSFALATDPLR; translated from the coding sequence TTGAGATTTAAGGGGTTTGGGGAGGAGTGGGTTGAGAAAAGGCTTGAAGGTTTATTTAAAGAATTTAAGAGTGGAACTGGAATTACGTCGGCGCATATAAATGACGATGGTAACTATCCCGTTTATGGAGGGAACGGTCTTCGTGGGTTTACTGATACATTTACTCATGATGGGTTCTATTTACTGATTGGAAGACAGGGGGCTCTTTGTGGGAATATAAACCGATCTTATGGTAAAGCATTTATTTCAGAGCATGCGATTGCTGGAATGGCAAATGATGAATCTGATACAGAATGGCTAGCTCAAAGGTTAAGGTATTACAACCTAAACAGATTGTCGGAATCCTCTGCACAACCAGGACTGTCAGTTGCTAAACTTCTCAGATTTAAACTGGTTGTTCCAGATAAAACTGAGCAACAAAAAATAGCAGCCTTCTTAGAAACCTTGGATAAGCAAATCGAAGCCCAAATCAAAATCATTAAACAATTAGAAACCCTAATGTCCGGTCTCCGGCAAAAGATCTTTTCTCAGCAGATAAGGTTTAAAGATGATGAAGGGAATGATTTCCCGGATTGGGAGGAGAAGAGGTTGGAAGAAATTGGAAAAACCTATAATGGACTTACTGGAAAAACCAAAGAGGATTTCGGCGTGGGCAAGAGGTATATTCAGTATAAACAGATTTTTGATTCTTCGAGCATTGACATATCTAAAAGCGGCTTTGTTAATGTCCCGGAAAATGAGGGGCAAACTAAAGTGAAATTGGGAGATGTTTTTTTTACTGTTTCTTCTGAAACTCCTGAAGAAGTTGGTATGAGCTCTGTTTTGTTGGAAGAAGTAGAAGATGTTTATTTAAACAGTTTTGCTTTGGCTACAGACCCACTTCGTTGA